A region of the Oceanihabitans sp. IOP_32 genome:
CTAAAAGGTCTCATTAAACATGAGGCCTTTTTTTATTTCAAATCGCTTAGTTGAGTGCCTGGATCCACCTCGTACGGTGGCCTATTATACTCGAAAATACGTGCTTTTAATGCGCCTTTTAAAATTATAGAATTATCTTTAACCCGCAGCCAACTTCCTTCGCGTAAACCAATTACTGGTGATGTGTTGTAATGGTGAAATTCTTTGATTCTAGTTTCTCTAGTTTCGCCCATGTGTTTACTATTTACATCGGGATCTAGATAATGAGGATTGATATTAAACGGTACCATTCCAATAGTATTAAAACTTGGTGGATATACAATAGGCATATCATTCGAGGTTTTCATTGTAAGTCCGCAAATATTACTACCAGCACTCGTACCCAAATAAGGTGTGCCGCTTAAAAGTTTTTCTTTTAGGGCGGGTATGATATTATGTTTATACAACGCGTTTACCAAAACAAATGTATTACCACCACCCGTAAAAATGGCTTCGGCATTATTAATAGCTTGAATAGGGTCTTTAAACGTATGAATGCCAATTACTTTTTTACCTATTTTTGAAAACGCGACTTGTGTTTTTTTTGTGTAATCGTCATGTGATATACCGCCTGGCCGCGCATACGGAATGAATAAAATATTGCTTACATCCTTATAAAATAAGGCCAATTCATCCATAAGATATTCTAAATAATCACTACCATGTAAGGTTGAAGTACTTGCTATTATTAAGTTTTTCATATTTTTTTTGTAAATTTAGTATCAGGTCTTAGTAAAGGGTTCATGTAGTGGTGAATCGAATTATTTTGTTTTATATATAATTTTTAACAGCATTTATGTAAATAAAAAATTAGCCTCGAACGCCACTTAAAACGTAAAAACTATTTAGGTAAAAGTAGCCAAAAGATCATTTTAACAAAAGTTTATCACGACATTTCATTTTATTTAAGATTTGAAAAACTTTCTTTATAACTAAAACAAACTTAGTGAAGCCTTTATTACTTCTTATTATATGCTTTTTTTCTTTTGATTTACTATGGAGTCAGAACAAAGACCGTGTCGAGATACAAGGCTTTATTTTTGCTGAAGATAACGATGTAGAAAACATTAGCATTTACAATTCCTCTTCTAACAAAGGCACCATTACAGACCAAAACGGCGAGTTTTCACTTCAAGTTTTGTTAAACGATGTCATTGAAATTTCAGCCTTGCAATTCACCCCTGTTACAGTGACTATTACCGAGGATATTATAGCGTCTAAACAAATAAAAGTTTATCTAAGCGAGCATTTTCATGAATTAAAAGCTGTTTTATTATCTAGTGGACTTACAGGAAATTTAATTGCCGATATCCATGATGCTGAAGCGTTACCCGAGTTAAATTTTGATATGGGGAATTTGGATGCTCTTAATTTTTTTGATGATAATGCTTTTAATAACCAAATTGTAAAACATGAATTAAATAAAGTGATGAATAAAGGTGGTCTTTATAATGGTGTAAATTTAGGGGCGGTGTTCGATTTAATATCTAACAATTTATTTAAGTTTAAGAATAAAAACCATGATAAAAATAAGCGTGTTAAGCATGAAAAACCTATCGAAATATTAGATGTTTATTCTCATGCAACCCTTAGCGATATCTGTAATATTCCAGTAAGTAAAGTTGAATTATTTATTGCTTTTATTGAAGCTAAAGGTGTTAAAGACGATTTGTATAAGCCAGAAAACGAGGTGTATTTAATTGATTTTCTGGTAAATCAAAGTAAAACATTTTTAAAGCTTAATAATATTAAAGATTAAATACGGGACCTGTAAATTTTTTTTAGAATGATTGACAAAAAATGACATTTACAATAAAATAACTTTAAAACTAAGAGGATTTCTTTATCAAAAAGTATTAAATATTTAATTTAGCAAAAAAAACATAGAAACATGAAGTATATAAAGATTTTTATATGGTGTTTAATAGTGCCTCTTTTTGCATTTAGCCCGCCTCATAAATACCACGTGAGTGTTACGCAAATAAATTATGTAAAAGAGGAAGCATCGGTACAAATTATATCTCGAATTTTTACAGACGATTTTGAGTATGCGTTGCGAAAACGTTACAACGATAGTATTACACTAGAAGGGAAAAACGAACCAGAAAGTACAGACAGCTTTGTGGAGCAATATTTAAACGACAAAATTAAAATTGAAATTAACAATAGTCCAGTTAAATTTAATTTTATTGGCAAAGCGTACGATGCCGATATTATGCGTTGTTATTTAGAAATTGAAAATGTTAAAACACTACATTCTATTAAAATTACGAACCAATTTTTATTTGATGTATTTGAAGAACAACAAAACATTGTAAAATTAGACATCAATTCAACTCAAAAAAGTTATTTATTTACGCGCCAGAAAGATTCGGCCGAACTAAATATTAATTAATTTTGATTAATCGTATTTTAAACAATTTAAAATCTAACGATATTACACCATTTAAAATCCAACTATAACCATTACAATCATGAAAAAACTAAGGTACTATCTATTGGCCGTAACACTTATATCGACAAGTGTTTTTGCTCAAAGTAAAGGCGAACAGGAACGTAAAACGGGGCATACAAACACCAATAAATTTAAGCAATTGTACGATGAGTTTTCTACACCAAATATGTATAGAGCGGCATCTGGTGCACCTGGCGTAGCTTATTATCAGCAACGGGCCGACTATAAAATGGATATTGTTTTAGACGACAAAAATGCAAGGTTATCAGGTTTTGAAACCATTACCTACACCAATAATTCTCCTGATGTTTTACAATATCTTTGGGTGCAATTAGATCAAAACCAACGGGCAAAAGATTCTAAGTCACCTTTAATTCAAAGCCGAGAATTGGCTCCCGTTTACACACCAGAAAAATTTGTGTCAACTCACATGAAAGCCCCTTTAGAACGCGGTTTTAACATTGAAAGCGTAACAGGAATAAATGGTAAACCATTAACGTATATGATTAATAGAACCATGATGCGTATAGAACTACCAGAAGCCATGAAATCTGGAGAGACCTTCTCGTTTTCTATTAAATGGTGGTACAATATCAATAATCATGTGGTTGAAGGCGGTCGCTCTGGTTACGAATATTTCCCAAAAGATGGCAATAAAGCTTATGTTATTGCACAATTTTTTCCAAGAATGGCCGTGTATAGCGATGTGGAAGGTTGGCAAAATTCACAATTTTGGGGTCGTGATGAATTTGCATTACCGTTTGGCGATTACGAGGTTAACATTACAGTGCCAGCCGATCACATTTTAGATGCTACTGGAAAATTGCTCAATAGAAAAGAAGTGTTTTCAAAAACCATGTTAAAACGATATGAGCAAGCCCAAAAGTCTTACAACGAGCCTGTTCTAATTGTTACTCAGGCTGAAGCCGAGGCGGCCGAGAAGAAATTCTCAAACAAAACAAAAACTTGGAAGTTTAAAGCAGAAAATGTGCGTGACTACGCTTTTGCAACATCTCGAAAATTTATTTGGGACATGATGGCGGTAAAAATTGGAGATAAAGATGTTATGGCTGCGTCTATGTATCCAAAAGAAGGCAACCCGTTGTGGGAAGAATGGTCTACCAAAGCCGTTGCAAGTACCTTAGAGACCTATTCTAGAATGACTTTCGATTATCCGTACCATAAAGCGATTTCGGTACATGCGAAAAGGCAAGGAATGGAATACCCGATGATTTGTTGGAATTTTGGCAGACCAGATGAAGAGGGTAATTATAGTGACCGTACAAAATACGGTATGATAGGCGTGATTATTCATGAAGTTGGCCATAACTACTTTCCGATGATTGTGAATAGTGATGAGCGTCAATGGACTTGGATGGACGAGGGTTTAAATACCTTCTTGCAATATGTCGCAGAACAAGATTTTGGAAAAAAACATCCAAAAGCCTTATCACCACAACACGATAACTTTCCTTCTCGTCGGGGTCCAGCACATTTAATTGTACCCTATATGGGCGGCAATCAAGATTATATTGCACCAATAATGACAAAAGGTCTCAATACCTATCAATTTGGTAATAATGCCTATGGCAAGCCAGCAACCGCTCTAAATATTTTGAGAGAAACTGTAATGGGACCCGAGTTGTTCG
Encoded here:
- the pepE gene encoding dipeptidase PepE — its product is MKNLIIASTSTLHGSDYLEYLMDELALFYKDVSNILFIPYARPGGISHDDYTKKTQVAFSKIGKKVIGIHTFKDPIQAINNAEAIFTGGGNTFVLVNALYKHNIIPALKEKLLSGTPYLGTSAGSNICGLTMKTSNDMPIVYPPSFNTIGMVPFNINPHYLDPDVNSKHMGETRETRIKEFHHYNTSPVIGLREGSWLRVKDNSIILKGALKARIFEYNRPPYEVDPGTQLSDLK
- a CDS encoding M1 family metallopeptidase, whose amino-acid sequence is MKKLRYYLLAVTLISTSVFAQSKGEQERKTGHTNTNKFKQLYDEFSTPNMYRAASGAPGVAYYQQRADYKMDIVLDDKNARLSGFETITYTNNSPDVLQYLWVQLDQNQRAKDSKSPLIQSRELAPVYTPEKFVSTHMKAPLERGFNIESVTGINGKPLTYMINRTMMRIELPEAMKSGETFSFSIKWWYNINNHVVEGGRSGYEYFPKDGNKAYVIAQFFPRMAVYSDVEGWQNSQFWGRDEFALPFGDYEVNITVPADHILDATGKLLNRKEVFSKTMLKRYEQAQKSYNEPVLIVTQAEAEAAEKKFSNKTKTWKFKAENVRDYAFATSRKFIWDMMAVKIGDKDVMAASMYPKEGNPLWEEWSTKAVASTLETYSRMTFDYPYHKAISVHAKRQGMEYPMICWNFGRPDEEGNYSDRTKYGMIGVIIHEVGHNYFPMIVNSDERQWTWMDEGLNTFLQYVAEQDFGKKHPKALSPQHDNFPSRRGPAHLIVPYMGGNQDYIAPIMTKGLNTYQFGNNAYGKPATALNILRETVMGPELFDYAFKVYAQRWMFKHPTPEDFFRTMEDASAFDLDWFWRGWFYTTDWVDIGIKDVKKYYVSSSPNQYIKDYVKEQGESLSDLPPLVYMVEEGSDAFNKTQMKNGTPKENSIPLKTYLMDNFSPEERKNMKNPKFFYNITFEKPGGLVMPILVEYTYADGTTKTEKYPAQIWRLNDNEVNKTIASDKELVGIKIDPNLQTADVDVSNNSWPRVVEKSQFDKFKERK
- a CDS encoding DUF6702 family protein produces the protein MKYIKIFIWCLIVPLFAFSPPHKYHVSVTQINYVKEEASVQIISRIFTDDFEYALRKRYNDSITLEGKNEPESTDSFVEQYLNDKIKIEINNSPVKFNFIGKAYDADIMRCYLEIENVKTLHSIKITNQFLFDVFEEQQNIVKLDINSTQKSYLFTRQKDSAELNIN